The following are from one region of the Streptomyces fradiae genome:
- a CDS encoding glycerol-3-phosphate dehydrogenase/oxidase, producing MRTATLGPAERTEALAAMAERELDVLVVGAGVVGAGTALDAATRGLATGLVEARDWASGTSSRSSKLIHGGLRYLEMLDFALVREALKERGLLLERLAPHLVKPVPFLYPLQHKGWERLYAGSGVALYDAMSVSSGHGRGLPVHRHLSRRGALRVAPCLRKDALVGALQYYDAQMDDARFVTTLVRTAASYGARVASRARVVGFLREGERVVGARVQDVEAGGEYEVRARQIVNATGVWTDDTQALIGERGQFHVRASKGIHLVVPKDRIHSTTGLILRTEKSVLFVIPWGRHWIIGTTDTDWDLDKAHPAASSADIDYLLEHVNSVLATPLTRDDVQGVYAGLRPLLAGESDATSKLSREHTVAHPVPGLVVVAGGKYTTYRVMAQDAVDEAVHALDKRVAACVTEDTPLLGAEGYRALWNARAGIAARAGLHVARVEHLLGRYGSLTEEILDLIAADPALGAPLPAAEDYLKAEIVYAASHEGARHLDDVLTRRTRISIETFDRGTRSARECAELMAPVLGWDARQIDKEVEHYEKRVEAERESQRQPDDLTADAARLGAPDIVPI from the coding sequence GTGAGGACAGCGACACTGGGACCCGCCGAGCGCACCGAGGCGCTCGCGGCGATGGCCGAGCGCGAACTGGACGTCCTGGTCGTGGGCGCCGGAGTGGTCGGCGCCGGCACCGCCCTGGACGCCGCCACCAGAGGCCTCGCCACCGGTCTCGTCGAGGCCCGCGACTGGGCCTCCGGCACGTCCAGCCGGTCGAGCAAGCTGATCCACGGCGGCCTGCGCTATCTGGAGATGCTCGACTTCGCGCTGGTCCGCGAGGCCCTGAAGGAGCGCGGCCTGCTGCTCGAACGGCTCGCACCCCATCTCGTGAAACCCGTCCCGTTCCTCTACCCGTTGCAGCACAAGGGCTGGGAGCGGCTGTACGCGGGCTCGGGCGTCGCGCTGTACGACGCGATGTCGGTCTCCTCCGGACACGGCCGCGGCCTCCCGGTGCACCGGCACCTCAGCCGCCGCGGCGCCCTGCGGGTCGCCCCCTGCCTGCGCAAGGACGCCCTGGTCGGCGCCCTGCAGTACTACGACGCACAGATGGACGACGCCCGCTTCGTCACCACCCTGGTCCGCACCGCCGCGAGCTACGGGGCGCGGGTGGCCAGCCGGGCCCGGGTCGTCGGCTTCCTGCGCGAGGGCGAGCGGGTGGTCGGCGCCCGCGTCCAGGACGTCGAGGCCGGCGGGGAGTACGAGGTCAGGGCCCGTCAGATCGTCAACGCCACCGGGGTGTGGACCGACGACACCCAGGCCCTCATCGGCGAGCGCGGCCAGTTCCACGTCCGCGCCTCCAAGGGCATCCACCTCGTCGTGCCCAAGGACCGCATCCACTCCACCACCGGACTCATCCTGCGCACCGAGAAGTCCGTGCTCTTCGTCATCCCCTGGGGCCGGCACTGGATCATCGGCACCACCGACACCGACTGGGACCTCGACAAGGCCCACCCGGCCGCCTCCAGCGCCGACATCGACTACCTCCTGGAACACGTCAACAGCGTGCTCGCCACCCCGCTCACCCGCGACGACGTCCAAGGGGTCTACGCGGGCCTGCGGCCCCTGCTGGCCGGCGAGTCCGACGCCACCAGCAAGCTCTCCCGCGAACACACCGTGGCCCACCCGGTGCCCGGCCTGGTCGTGGTGGCCGGCGGCAAGTACACGACCTACCGGGTGATGGCCCAGGACGCCGTCGACGAGGCCGTCCACGCCCTCGACAAGCGGGTCGCCGCCTGCGTCACCGAGGACACCCCGCTGCTCGGCGCCGAGGGCTACCGGGCGCTGTGGAACGCGCGGGCGGGCATCGCCGCCCGGGCCGGCCTCCACGTGGCCCGGGTCGAGCATCTGCTGGGCCGCTACGGCTCCCTGACGGAGGAGATCCTCGACCTGATCGCCGCCGACCCGGCCCTCGGCGCCCCGCTCCCCGCCGCCGAGGACTATCTGAAGGCCGAGATCGTCTACGCCGCCTCGCACGAGGGCGCCCGCCACCTCGACGACGTCCTCACCCGGCGCACCCGCATCTCCATCGAGACCTTCGACCGGGGCACCCGCAGCGCCCGCGAATGCGCCGAACTCATGGCCCCGGTGCTCGGCTGGGACGCCCGGCAGATCGACAAGGAGGTCGAGCACTACGAGAAAAGGGTCGAGGCCGAGCGCGAATCCCAGCGCCAGCCCGACGACCTGACGGCGGACGCGGCCCGCCTCGGAGCACCGGACATCGTGCCCATCTGA
- a CDS encoding serine/threonine-protein kinase, with product MGTVWRAVDETLGRTVAVKELRFPNSIDDDEKRRLITRTLREAKAIARIRNNGAVTVYDVVDEDDRPWIVMELIEGKSLADAVREDGTLTPRRAAEVGLAILDVLRSAHREGILHRDVKPSNVLIAEDGRVVLTDFGIAQVEGDPSITSTGMLVGAPSYISPERARGHKPGPAADLWSLGGLLYASVEGSPPYDKGSAIATLTAVMTEPVDPPKNAGPHLEKVIYGLLAKDPDQRLDDSGARALLRAVLDAPEAPPEPSPEATRIVPLPPLPENPPAAPEAKPAEAVAERMRGALKSVRNASAARPEPQRPATGPGTPGRPAPTRASLTDVVPRRTLVIIAAVVVAALLGTILYVALGGGDAADQGKGGTDGGTTASAGTDGQNKDKTSGDPSQQGSGGQPADTGGGQSGTTPSGQPGGGDQDGDQGDDTGGGTGAKLPAGYVMVSNDRFHFSMAMPSSFRMTAIAGENSGGIFNASKGSFPRVQVDFNASPKDDAAAAWRAAMAGVAASSNGYKHIGIGPVSYKGYPTVADWEFERTQAGQRIHVLNRGFKVDADHGYSIMISCQADAWNEAECKTLRETAFVTFSPKD from the coding sequence ATGGGCACGGTGTGGCGGGCGGTCGACGAGACCCTCGGCCGGACCGTCGCCGTGAAGGAGCTCCGCTTCCCCAACAGCATCGACGACGACGAGAAGCGTCGGCTCATCACCCGCACCCTGCGCGAGGCCAAGGCCATCGCCCGGATCCGCAACAACGGCGCCGTGACCGTCTACGACGTGGTCGACGAGGACGACCGCCCGTGGATCGTCATGGAGCTCATCGAGGGCAAGTCCCTCGCCGACGCCGTGCGCGAGGACGGCACGCTCACCCCGCGCCGCGCCGCCGAGGTCGGCCTCGCCATCCTCGACGTGCTGCGCTCCGCGCACCGCGAGGGCATCCTGCACCGCGACGTGAAGCCGTCCAACGTGCTCATCGCCGAGGACGGCCGGGTCGTCCTCACCGACTTCGGCATCGCCCAGGTCGAGGGCGACCCCTCGATCACCTCCACCGGCATGCTCGTCGGCGCGCCCTCGTACATCTCGCCCGAGCGCGCCCGCGGCCACAAGCCCGGCCCCGCCGCCGACCTGTGGTCGCTCGGCGGACTTCTCTACGCCTCCGTCGAGGGCAGCCCGCCCTACGACAAGGGCTCCGCCATCGCCACCCTCACCGCGGTGATGACCGAACCGGTCGACCCGCCGAAGAACGCCGGGCCGCACCTGGAGAAGGTCATCTACGGCCTGCTCGCCAAGGACCCCGACCAGCGGCTCGACGACAGCGGCGCCCGCGCCCTGCTGCGCGCCGTCCTCGACGCGCCCGAGGCACCGCCGGAGCCCTCGCCCGAGGCGACCCGGATCGTGCCGCTGCCCCCGCTCCCCGAGAACCCGCCGGCCGCCCCCGAGGCGAAGCCCGCCGAGGCGGTCGCCGAGCGGATGCGCGGCGCCCTGAAGTCGGTGCGCAACGCCTCCGCGGCCCGCCCGGAGCCGCAGCGCCCGGCCACCGGCCCCGGTACCCCGGGCCGGCCCGCGCCCACCCGGGCCTCGCTCACCGACGTCGTCCCGCGCCGCACCCTGGTGATCATCGCCGCGGTCGTCGTCGCCGCACTGCTCGGCACGATCCTGTACGTCGCCCTCGGCGGCGGGGACGCCGCCGACCAGGGCAAGGGCGGCACCGACGGCGGCACCACCGCCTCCGCCGGCACCGACGGGCAGAACAAGGACAAGACCTCCGGCGACCCGAGCCAGCAGGGCAGCGGAGGCCAGCCGGCCGACACCGGCGGCGGCCAGAGCGGCACCACGCCCTCCGGACAGCCCGGCGGCGGCGACCAGGACGGCGACCAGGGCGACGACACCGGCGGCGGCACGGGAGCCAAGCTGCCCGCCGGCTATGTCATGGTGAGCAACGACCGCTTCCACTTCTCCATGGCGATGCCCTCCTCGTTCAGGATGACCGCCATAGCGGGCGAGAACTCGGGCGGGATATTCAACGCCTCCAAGGGCTCGTTCCCGCGCGTCCAGGTCGACTTCAACGCCAGCCCGAAGGACGACGCGGCCGCCGCCTGGCGCGCCGCCATGGCCGGCGTCGCCGCCAGCAGCAACGGGTACAAGCACATCGGCATAGGGCCGGTCTCCTACAAGGGCTATCCGACCGTCGCGGACTGGGAGTTCGAGCGCACCCAGGCCGGGCAGCGGATCCACGTCCTCAACCGCGGCTTCAAGGTCGACGCCGACCACGGCTACTCGATCATGATCAGCTGCCAGGCCGACGCCTGGAACGAGGCGGAGTGCAAGACCCTGCGGGAGACCGCGTTCGTCACGTTCAGCCCCAAGGACTGA
- a CDS encoding protein kinase, producing the protein MDDYAGRVLADRYRLPLPPPDAYEAESAETRAFDTYSGQEVRIRQVPLPEIVDAELLDDRPYTEPGRATRRPADPTVRRAVEAAQAAARIPDHPRLDQVFDVFAEAGSLWIVSEFVAAVPLSELLAEGPLSPYRAAEMGADLLTALRALHAHGWTHRNVTARTVLVCDDGRVVLTGLAAGAAEEALCGYAPVPDEDEPDDFPVYPETPEPYEHEAEAHEADPEPYEAEAYETEAYDPYETEAYAEFGGGTVLPPAREPEEGDPDEAYPDEAYLAGTAPDEAYLDGPGRAPDAHEGDDEDPDDGPEAPGATGYGPHGGTPYGPGRAARPELPAASVVPAPAVPPAGDLRQARAGAIAAYRAGARAAARIGETGALPAQRPAEPAGPEQPEQPEQSNEPAGPPAGPPAPPEPQWWTRVGEDDDDDGDDDETGGTYGRTPPPRAYLKGNWTDGPHASRDGGRSLPAGGGSALPALPAGYRAAMPEPAAAPAGPSEPGAGSRVADAYRGPATRLAAERARQTRMAVVGAVTERWAPEQAGPVHEHWRLAPPIGPATDLWALGALLYRAVQGHAPYPEDSAAELVQLVCAEPPAFAEECGPLRPVVESLLRQDPTERPDVEELSGWLRSLVRSAPEPEAGLGVVPLPSPDATRLPIVRRRGELVRRRRGGAGGGRHRHRQAKGRTGRDMPYSAHTAHQATAHASTAHASTAYAAYPDEAAHEEIPQRASRAPRGPGRPSGSPRSLGRTLLLLILLLLAGAVAYAVWFLPKSGERADGSGAPPAKSGAPASPSAPPADGGGRPTAGTTTAPTPTKPATATPPAVDPSAPSLRAGYELRKDPEGFQVGVVRGWRRSPINDAGQVRFTGGDFTLIVVPGRDTVAANGADPLAYQRTKERELQPWRDSSWSGASGLRRIDIGTQAMAVGQFTWQDSTGREVFVRNLALIQGGSYHIVQVIGPENERDKVSEIYDQAVKAYRATR; encoded by the coding sequence GTGGACGACTACGCCGGAAGGGTGCTCGCGGACCGCTACCGCCTGCCCCTGCCACCGCCGGACGCGTACGAGGCCGAATCCGCGGAGACCCGCGCCTTCGACACCTACAGCGGCCAGGAAGTGCGCATCCGTCAGGTGCCGCTGCCCGAGATCGTCGACGCCGAACTCCTCGACGACCGGCCCTACACGGAGCCCGGCCGGGCCACCCGCCGCCCCGCCGACCCGACCGTCCGGCGCGCCGTCGAGGCGGCCCAGGCCGCCGCCCGGATCCCCGACCACCCGCGCCTCGACCAGGTCTTCGACGTGTTCGCCGAGGCCGGTTCGCTGTGGATAGTGAGCGAGTTCGTCGCCGCCGTCCCGCTCTCCGAACTTCTCGCCGAGGGCCCGCTCAGCCCCTACCGCGCCGCCGAGATGGGCGCCGACCTGCTCACCGCCCTGCGCGCCCTGCACGCCCACGGCTGGACCCACCGCAACGTCACCGCCCGCACCGTCCTCGTCTGCGACGACGGCCGGGTCGTCCTCACCGGCCTCGCCGCCGGCGCCGCCGAGGAGGCCCTCTGCGGCTACGCCCCGGTGCCGGACGAGGACGAGCCGGACGACTTCCCGGTGTACCCGGAGACGCCGGAGCCGTACGAGCACGAGGCCGAGGCCCACGAGGCCGACCCGGAGCCGTACGAGGCCGAGGCGTACGAGACCGAGGCCTACGACCCGTACGAGACCGAGGCGTACGCGGAGTTCGGCGGCGGCACCGTGCTGCCCCCGGCCCGGGAGCCCGAGGAGGGTGACCCGGACGAGGCCTATCCCGACGAGGCCTATCTGGCCGGAACGGCACCCGACGAGGCCTACCTCGACGGGCCCGGCCGCGCCCCGGACGCTCACGAGGGCGACGACGAGGACCCCGATGACGGTCCCGAGGCGCCCGGTGCCACCGGATACGGACCGCACGGCGGTACCCCGTACGGCCCCGGGCGCGCCGCTCGGCCCGAGCTGCCCGCGGCGTCGGTCGTGCCCGCGCCCGCCGTGCCGCCCGCCGGTGATCTGCGCCAGGCGCGCGCGGGGGCCATCGCCGCGTACCGCGCGGGCGCCCGCGCCGCCGCCCGGATCGGCGAGACCGGCGCCCTCCCGGCCCAGCGCCCCGCCGAGCCCGCCGGACCCGAGCAGCCGGAGCAGCCGGAGCAGTCCAACGAACCCGCGGGGCCGCCCGCCGGGCCGCCCGCCCCGCCCGAGCCCCAGTGGTGGACCCGGGTCGGCGAGGACGACGACGATGACGGGGACGACGACGAGACGGGCGGCACGTACGGGCGCACGCCGCCGCCCCGCGCGTATCTGAAGGGGAACTGGACCGACGGCCCGCACGCCTCCCGCGACGGCGGCCGTTCCCTCCCGGCCGGCGGCGGTTCCGCGCTGCCCGCGCTCCCCGCCGGGTACCGGGCGGCCATGCCCGAGCCGGCCGCCGCGCCCGCCGGGCCGTCGGAGCCCGGCGCCGGCAGCCGTGTCGCCGACGCGTACCGCGGCCCGGCCACCCGGCTCGCCGCCGAGCGGGCCCGGCAGACCAGGATGGCCGTGGTCGGCGCCGTCACCGAGCGGTGGGCGCCGGAGCAGGCGGGCCCGGTCCACGAGCACTGGCGGCTGGCCCCGCCCATCGGCCCCGCCACCGACCTGTGGGCGCTCGGCGCGCTGCTCTACCGGGCCGTCCAGGGCCACGCCCCGTACCCCGAGGACAGCGCCGCCGAGCTGGTCCAGCTGGTCTGCGCCGAGCCGCCCGCCTTCGCCGAGGAGTGCGGCCCGCTGCGGCCGGTCGTGGAGTCGCTGCTGCGCCAGGACCCCACCGAGCGCCCCGACGTCGAGGAGCTGAGCGGCTGGCTGCGCTCCCTGGTCCGTTCGGCGCCCGAGCCCGAGGCCGGCCTCGGTGTCGTCCCGCTGCCCTCGCCAGACGCCACCCGGCTGCCCATCGTCCGCCGCCGCGGCGAACTGGTGCGCCGCAGACGCGGGGGAGCGGGCGGCGGACGGCACCGCCACCGCCAGGCCAAGGGCCGCACCGGGCGCGACATGCCGTACTCGGCGCACACCGCCCATCAGGCGACGGCGCACGCCTCGACGGCGCACGCCTCGACGGCGTACGCCGCGTACCCCGACGAGGCGGCGCACGAGGAGATACCGCAGCGCGCCTCCCGAGCCCCCCGCGGCCCCGGGCGCCCCTCGGGCTCCCCGCGCTCCCTCGGCCGGACGCTGCTGCTTCTGATTCTGCTGCTGCTCGCGGGAGCCGTCGCGTACGCCGTATGGTTCCTGCCCAAGTCGGGTGAGAGGGCGGACGGTTCCGGCGCGCCCCCGGCGAAGTCCGGCGCCCCGGCCAGTCCCTCGGCGCCGCCCGCCGACGGCGGCGGCCGCCCGACGGCCGGCACCACGACCGCGCCCACCCCGACGAAACCGGCCACCGCCACCCCGCCGGCCGTCGACCCCTCCGCGCCCTCCCTGCGCGCCGGTTACGAGCTGCGCAAGGACCCCGAGGGCTTCCAGGTCGGCGTGGTGCGCGGCTGGCGCCGCAGTCCGATCAACGACGCCGGGCAAGTGCGCTTCACCGGCGGGGACTTCACCCTGATCGTGGTGCCCGGCCGGGACACCGTGGCGGCCAACGGCGCGGACCCGCTGGCGTACCAGCGGACCAAGGAGCGCGAGCTCCAGCCCTGGCGGGACTCGTCCTGGTCCGGCGCCTCCGGTCTGCGCCGGATCGACATCGGCACCCAGGCCATGGCGGTCGGTCAGTTCACCTGGCAGGACAGCACCGGGCGCGAGGTGTTCGTGCGCAACCTCGCCCTGATCCAGGGCGGGAGCTATCACATCGTGCAGGTCATCGGCCCGGAGAACGAGCGCGACAAGGTGTCCGAAATCTACGACCAGGCGGTGAAGGCCTACCGCGCCACCCGCTGA
- a CDS encoding protein kinase has product MEHSESAGTGLLLAGRYRLAESIGRGGMGKVWRAHDEVLHRVVAVKELTAGRFVAEADRLVLHARTQKEARAAARITHPGVVTVHDVLEHDDRPWIVMQYVDGPSLADATKEAGPIVPREAARIGLHVLGALRAAHAAGVLHRDVKPGNVLLARDGRVLITDFGIAAIEGDSSITRTGELVGSIDYLAPERVRGGDPGPASDLWSLGATLYAAVEGNSPFRRSSPISTMQAVVTEEAPYPERAGALAPVIVALLRKDPDQRPQADEAERMLLDAMEGRAPQSAQAYVPTQRIEAEELAAAAPGTTTPLPVPYEEQLAGPAQAPGTAHAPEPRQPVPHPVHAPVGAPPGATVPGGLPPGAGRPSGGGQSSGGGRGRWRPALLAAVLAGLLAGGAVFVAMTQFGDKGDPTGQHGTKDPSQGSSKDPADDPAKGDVPAGWHRVQDPKGFSLVVPDGWKRQKDGDQIDYTPDNGKHRIRISIDPSPDFENPYMHVLDLEKTLKKRLDYQRILLNQNTYRDQVKSARWEFSWTEKQEFPGPRHAIDQIYYADDGTEYALYMASPEESWETTREQFDVVTQHWQAPGGQSD; this is encoded by the coding sequence GTGGAACACTCTGAGAGCGCCGGGACCGGGCTGTTGCTGGCCGGGCGCTACCGGCTGGCCGAGTCCATCGGACGCGGCGGCATGGGCAAGGTCTGGCGCGCCCACGACGAGGTGCTGCACCGGGTCGTGGCCGTCAAGGAGTTGACGGCGGGCCGGTTCGTGGCCGAGGCCGATCGACTGGTTCTGCACGCCCGGACCCAGAAGGAGGCCCGGGCGGCCGCCCGGATCACCCACCCGGGCGTCGTCACCGTGCACGACGTCCTGGAGCACGACGACCGCCCGTGGATCGTCATGCAGTACGTGGACGGGCCCTCGCTCGCGGACGCGACCAAGGAGGCCGGGCCGATCGTGCCGCGCGAGGCGGCCAGGATCGGTCTGCACGTCCTCGGCGCGCTGCGCGCCGCGCACGCCGCCGGGGTGCTGCACCGCGACGTGAAGCCGGGCAACGTGCTGCTCGCGCGCGACGGCCGGGTGCTCATCACCGACTTCGGGATCGCCGCCATCGAGGGCGACTCCTCGATCACCCGCACCGGCGAACTCGTCGGCTCCATCGACTATCTGGCGCCCGAGCGGGTGCGCGGCGGCGACCCCGGCCCGGCCTCCGACCTGTGGTCGCTCGGCGCCACGCTGTACGCGGCGGTGGAGGGCAACTCGCCGTTCCGCCGCAGCTCGCCGATCAGCACCATGCAGGCCGTGGTGACGGAGGAGGCGCCGTACCCGGAGCGGGCCGGCGCGCTCGCGCCCGTGATCGTGGCGCTGCTGCGCAAGGACCCCGACCAGCGCCCGCAGGCCGACGAGGCCGAGCGGATGCTGCTCGACGCCATGGAGGGGCGAGCGCCGCAGTCCGCGCAGGCGTACGTGCCGACCCAGCGGATCGAGGCCGAGGAGCTGGCCGCCGCCGCGCCCGGGACGACGACCCCGCTGCCCGTACCGTACGAGGAGCAGCTCGCCGGCCCCGCCCAGGCCCCCGGCACCGCCCACGCCCCCGAGCCCCGTCAGCCCGTTCCGCACCCCGTTCACGCCCCGGTCGGCGCGCCGCCCGGCGCGACCGTCCCCGGTGGTCTGCCGCCGGGCGCCGGCCGGCCCTCCGGCGGGGGCCAGTCCTCCGGCGGGGGCCGCGGGCGCTGGCGCCCCGCCCTGCTCGCCGCCGTCCTCGCGGGCCTGCTCGCGGGCGGCGCGGTCTTCGTCGCGATGACGCAGTTCGGCGACAAGGGCGACCCGACCGGTCAGCACGGCACGAAGGACCCGTCCCAGGGCTCCTCGAAGGACCCCGCCGACGATCCGGCCAAGGGCGACGTCCCGGCCGGCTGGCACCGGGTCCAGGACCCGAAGGGCTTCAGCCTGGTCGTCCCCGACGGCTGGAAGCGGCAGAAGGACGGCGACCAGATCGACTACACCCCGGACAACGGCAAGCACCGCATCCGGATCAGCATCGACCCCTCGCCCGACTTCGAGAACCCCTACATGCACGTCCTCGACCTGGAGAAGACGCTCAAGAAGCGGCTCGACTACCAGCGGATCCTGCTGAACCAGAACACCTACCGGGACCAGGTCAAGTCCGCGCGGTGGGAGTTCAGCTGGACCGAGAAGCAGGAGTTCCCGGGTCCCCGGCACGCGATCGACCAGATCTACTACGCGGACGACGGCACCGAGTACGCCCTGTACATGGCCTCGCCGGAGGAGAGCTGGGAGACCACCCGGGAGCAGTTCGACGTCGTGACGCAGCACTGGCAGGCCCCGGGCGGCCAGTCGGACTGA
- a CDS encoding succinic semialdehyde dehydrogenase, translated as MTDSQAPSTTVTATATATPAPATPGTNPVAAAPAGARTAAGVVTPELVARLTRGVAGSGRTANHTPFTGEKLADLPEATPEDVAEAYRRARAAQAAWAATPVKTRAGVLLRFHDLVLRRQSEVLDLIQLETGKARLHAHEEVQAVAVAARHYGRKAPSYLRPKHHTGVVPTLTKVTELRQPRGVVGQIAPWNYPLELSVGDALPAFVSGNAVVMKPDTETALTALWARDLLIEAGLPAEVFQVVLGEGPVVGPEVVKHADYVSFTGSTRTGREVAQGAAARLVGVSLELGGKNAMLVLKDADVEKAAAGAVRACFSSAGQLCISIERLYVHESIADDFVARFAARTKAMRLGNSLAYGAEMGSLVGERQLETVTRHVEEAVAKGAKLVAGGVARPDIGPYFFEPTILDGVDAPMAVCTEETFGPVVSIYRFRDEDEVVALANATPYGLNSSVWTTDSRRGHAVAARLRTGTVNINEGYAPAYGSVQSPMGGMKDSGLGRRHGSEGILKYTEAQTVAQQRLLPLAPSFGMDDEKYAAFMSTSLKVMKALRLR; from the coding sequence ATGACGGACTCGCAGGCACCCTCCACCACGGTCACGGCAACGGCCACCGCCACCCCGGCCCCGGCGACCCCCGGCACCAACCCCGTCGCCGCCGCCCCCGCCGGTGCGCGCACCGCCGCCGGCGTGGTCACGCCCGAGCTGGTCGCCCGGCTCACCCGCGGGGTCGCCGGCTCCGGCCGTACCGCCAACCACACCCCCTTCACCGGGGAGAAGCTGGCGGACCTGCCCGAGGCCACCCCCGAGGACGTCGCCGAGGCCTACCGCCGCGCCCGCGCCGCCCAGGCCGCCTGGGCCGCGACCCCCGTCAAGACCCGCGCCGGCGTGCTGCTGCGCTTCCACGACCTGGTCCTCCGGCGCCAGTCCGAGGTCCTCGACCTCATCCAGCTGGAGACCGGCAAGGCCCGGCTGCACGCCCACGAGGAGGTGCAGGCCGTCGCCGTCGCCGCCCGCCACTACGGCCGCAAGGCCCCCTCGTACCTGCGTCCCAAGCACCACACCGGCGTCGTCCCGACCCTCACCAAGGTCACCGAGCTGCGCCAGCCGCGCGGGGTCGTCGGCCAGATCGCGCCCTGGAACTACCCCCTGGAGCTGTCGGTCGGCGACGCCCTGCCCGCCTTCGTCTCCGGCAACGCCGTGGTCATGAAGCCGGACACCGAGACCGCGCTGACCGCCCTGTGGGCCCGCGACCTGCTGATCGAGGCCGGTCTCCCCGCCGAGGTCTTCCAGGTCGTGCTCGGCGAGGGCCCGGTCGTCGGCCCCGAGGTCGTCAAGCACGCCGACTACGTCTCCTTCACCGGCTCCACCCGCACCGGCCGCGAGGTCGCCCAGGGCGCCGCCGCCCGTCTGGTCGGCGTCAGCCTGGAGCTCGGCGGCAAGAACGCCATGCTGGTCCTCAAGGACGCCGACGTCGAGAAGGCCGCCGCCGGCGCCGTCCGCGCCTGCTTCTCCTCCGCCGGCCAGCTGTGCATCTCCATCGAGCGGCTGTACGTCCACGAGTCGATCGCCGACGACTTCGTCGCCCGGTTCGCCGCCCGCACCAAGGCCATGCGGCTCGGCAACTCCCTCGCGTACGGCGCCGAGATGGGCTCCCTGGTCGGCGAGCGCCAGCTGGAGACCGTCACCCGGCACGTCGAGGAGGCCGTCGCCAAGGGCGCCAAGCTGGTCGCCGGCGGCGTCGCCCGGCCCGACATCGGCCCGTACTTCTTCGAGCCGACCATCCTCGACGGCGTCGACGCCCCGATGGCCGTCTGCACCGAGGAGACCTTCGGCCCGGTCGTCTCGATCTACCGCTTCCGGGACGAGGACGAGGTCGTCGCGCTCGCCAACGCCACCCCGTACGGCCTGAACTCCTCCGTCTGGACCACCGACTCCCGCCGGGGCCACGCGGTGGCCGCCCGGCTGCGCACCGGCACCGTCAACATCAACGAGGGGTACGCGCCCGCGTACGGCAGCGTGCAGTCCCCGATGGGCGGCATGAAGGACTCCGGCCTCGGCCGGCGCCACGGCTCCGAGGGCATCCTCAAGTACACCGAGGCCCAGACCGTGGCCCAGCAGCGGCTGCTCCCGCTCGCGCCCTCCTTCGGGATGGACGACGAGAAGTACGCCGCCTTCATGAGCACCTCCCTGAAGGTCATGAAGGCCCTGCGCCTCCGCTGA